A single genomic interval of Electrophorus electricus isolate fEleEle1 chromosome 4, fEleEle1.pri, whole genome shotgun sequence harbors:
- the nectin1b gene encoding nectin cell adhesion molecule 1b: MAMLASCWILLLMLMNASKGTGQSVQMDMVKSGFVGSTVELRCLFINSKPPVKISQVTWQKFYNGTKQNVAIANPALGVSVLPPFKDRVSFKHPVRQTTPSLEDTTIIFNGLLLSDEAAYICEYTTFPAGNRENMVNLTVYARPQSQMTLTMPTIIAQKHDKMRVATCLSANGKPPSDIKWETQLKGEPTFQESRNPNGTVTVRSDYILVPSRETHGQKLTCVVTYQTERFADTVMLNVQYEPDVKIKGFDGNWYLNRQDVKLTCEADANPAVTVYQWKLLNGSLPKNVEIRNNTLIFRGPVTHELGGTYVCDATNSIGTRSGLVEVNVTEFPIHPSTGPKMSQEQQSSGAAIWGAVGGVALLVGGAVLLFFFLRRRQRTFKGDYSTKKHVFGNGYSKAGGLPAHPPMPKNLQYPDDSDDEKKPTQIGAPGGFDGVERDFDGNSEDLKRPYFTVDEGESRDYDERTLAFQYDPESEINDDMVSQTDGSVISKKEWYV; the protein is encoded by the exons agggAACTGGTCAGTCCGTACAGATGGACATGGTGAAGTCAGGCTTCGTGGGCTCCACGGTGGAGCTCCGTTGCCTCTTCATCAACAGCAAGCCGCCGGTGAAGATCTCGCAGGTCACCTGGCAGAAGTTCTACAACGGCACCAAGCAGAACGTGGCTATCGCCAACCCGGCGCTGGGCGTCTCCGTCCTACCACCGTTCAAGGACCGCGTGAGCTTCAAGCACCCAGTGCGCCAGACCACCCCCTCGCTCGAGGACACCACCATCATCTTCAACGGCCTCCTCCTGTCAGACGAAGCCGCCTACATCTGTGAATACACCACCTTCCCCGCGGGGAACCGGGAGAACATGGTCAACCTCACCGTCTACG CTCGCCCCCAGTCCCAGATGACCCTCACCATGCCCACCATCATTGCCCAGAAACACGACAAGATGAGGGTGGCGACATGCCTGTCGGCCAATGGGAAGCCCCCGAGCGATATCAAGTGGGAGACGCAGCTAAAGGGCGAGCCCACGTTCCAGGAGTCGCGCAACCCCAACGGCACGGTGACCGTGCGCAGCGACTACATCCTGGTGCCGAGCCGTGAGACGCACGGCCAGAAGCTGACATGCGTCGTCACCTACCAGACCGAGCGTTTCGCCGACACCGTCATGCTCAACGTGCAGT ACGAGCCCGATGTGAAGATCAAGGGCTTCGATGGGAACTGGTACCTGAACCGTCAGGATGTGAAACTCACCTGCGAGGCAGATGCCAACCCAGCCGTTACTGTCTACCAGTGGAAGCT GCTGAATGGTTCCCTGCCCAAGAACGTGGAGATCAGGAACAACACGCTGATCTTCAGAGGGCCCGTGACACACGAGCTGGGAGGGACCTACGTGTGTGACGCCACGAACAGCATCGGCACGCGCTCGGGCCTGGTGGAGGTCAACGTGACGG AATTCCCTATCCACCCGTCTACTGGCCCTAAGATGTCACAGGAGCAGCAAAGTTCTGGTGCCGCCATTTGGGGTGCCGTTGGAGGCGTGGCCCTGCTAGTGGGCGGGGCCGTGctgctcttcttcttcctgcGGCGTCGCCAGCGCACCTTCAAGGGCGACTACAGCACCAAGAAGCACGTTTTCGGCAACGGCTACAGCAAGGCCGGAGGCCTGCCCGCCCATCCGCCCATGCCCAAGAACCTGCAGTACCCGGACGACTCCGACGACGAGAAGAAGCCCACCCAGATCGGTGCGCCCGGCGGCTTCGACGGCGTGGAGCGGGATTTCGACGGCAACTCCGAGGACCTAAAGAGGCCCTATTTTACGGTGGACGAAGGCGAGAGTCGTGACTACGACGAACGGACCCTCGCTTTCCAGTACGATCCCGAGTCTGAGATCAACGACGACATGGTCTCCCAGACCGATGGCTCTGTCATTTCAAAGAAAGAGTGGTACGTGTAG